The Bacteroidota bacterium genome contains the following window.
TAGAAATTGCCAGAAGCTCGATGTTTACTGCAGATATTGATTGGTATATATTAGAGGGAGATGGCAATATATTTTTCTATGATTCCGGAGCTTCTGCCGGCTCACATACCTATTCAATTCAAACAGCAATGGCTAATAACGCTGCTGGCACAGAAAGTTACTGGGTTCAAGACGGCTATATAACATTAATGGAAATTAAACAATAATAGTTTTAAAAATATACGATGAAAAAAATATATTTCGCTCTAACATTTTCTATATTACTCTTTTTTGCATTTAATACAAATGCACAGGATCGCAGGATTCGTAAGGACTTTGATGCAGGCACAATTTTAATATCTGTCAATCAAGAATTAAATAACGGCAATGAGTTTGACCAATCCTCAAAACCTTATCAAGAGGAGATTATTGGTATTGCGACTGGAAATAAAAACCCATCAAAAAAAAGTGATGTAGTTGCAAAAGAAGGCACAACTTATATTAAGGTTAATAATGAAAATGGCAATATTAAAAAGGGAGACCTTATAACTACATCATCTATATCTGGCGTTGGAATGAAAGCAACAAAATCAGGAATGGTCATAGGTATTGCCTTAGAAGACGCAAACCAAAATGATGGTATTGTTAAAGCAAAAATTTTAATTCAATACGTTAAACAATAATCGTCACCTAAGTAAAATAATTTTCAGATGAAAAAAATATATTTTATCTCCGCACTCCTCCTCTCCGCAATTTTCTTTTTCCCTCCCCAATGGGGAGGGTCAGGGTGGGGCTTCAGCCAAAACATCGCCATCAACACCACAGGTGCAGCGGCAGCCAACTGCGCCATATTAGATGTTTCTTCTGGAACATTAGGGTTGCTTATCCCGCGGCTGAACCTCACCGTCACAACCACCTACCTTCCGCTTACAGGCGCTGCGGTGGAGGGTTTAATTGTATACAACACCAATACCCCCACGGCAATAACAGGCACAGGAGCAGCCGGAGCCGGTTATTATTACTGGAGCGTAACAGCCGCGCGCTGGGTAAACCTCATTGATAACGTTGCTCCCGGCAGCGCGTGGATGTTAAACGGCAATACACTTGGCGCAGCAGGTTCTTTTCTCGGCTCCATTGATGCATACGATTTAGTTTTCAGAACAACCAACACAGACAGGATGACCATTTTAGCAGCTGGTAATGTTGGAATTAACGTTGCCCCAAGCGCAAGTTATCAGTTACTTGTT
Protein-coding sequences here:
- a CDS encoding DUF2190 family protein, encoding MKKIYFALTFSILLFFAFNTNAQDRRIRKDFDAGTILISVNQELNNGNEFDQSSKPYQEEIIGIATGNKNPSKKSDVVAKEGTTYIKVNNENGNIKKGDLITTSSISGVGMKATKSGMVIGIALEDANQNDGIVKAKILIQYVKQ